In Isoptericola jiangsuensis, the following proteins share a genomic window:
- a CDS encoding Type 1 glutamine amidotransferase-like domain-containing protein has product MKLLLTSGGVTNPTIRAALDGLLGRPVEECTALCIPTAMYGHPWVGPGVKAREFVLGEPGNPMVQLGWRSVGLLELTALPSLPAERWEPVVREADVLLVSGGDALYLSHWVHESGLGDLLPSLEDTVWVGMSAGSMVMTPRVGDEFVGWRPPAGDDRALGLVDFSIFPHLDHPELPTNTLAAAETWAARLGGPAYAVDDDTAIVVADGEVEVVSEGTWKLLA; this is encoded by the coding sequence GTGAAGCTCCTGCTCACCTCGGGCGGTGTCACGAACCCGACGATCCGCGCCGCGCTCGACGGTCTCCTGGGCCGACCCGTCGAGGAGTGCACCGCCCTGTGCATCCCCACCGCGATGTACGGGCACCCCTGGGTGGGGCCGGGCGTCAAGGCTCGGGAGTTCGTGCTCGGCGAACCGGGCAACCCCATGGTGCAGCTCGGGTGGCGGTCGGTGGGGCTCCTCGAGCTCACTGCGCTGCCCAGCCTTCCCGCCGAGCGGTGGGAGCCGGTGGTCCGCGAGGCGGACGTGCTCCTGGTCAGCGGCGGCGACGCCCTCTACCTGAGCCACTGGGTGCACGAGTCCGGGCTCGGGGACCTGCTGCCCTCGCTCGAGGACACCGTCTGGGTCGGGATGAGCGCGGGCAGCATGGTCATGACGCCGCGCGTCGGGGACGAGTTCGTCGGGTGGCGGCCGCCCGCCGGCGACGACCGTGCGCTGGGGCTCGTCGACTTCTCGATCTTCCCGCACCTCGACCACCCGGAGCTGCCGACCAACACGCTGGCGGCCGCGGAGACCTGGGCCGCCCGCCTGGGCGGGCCGGCCTACGCCGTCGACGACGACACCGCGATCGTGGTCGCCGACGGCGAGGTCGAGGTGGTCTCCGAGGGGACCTGGAAGCTGCTGGCGTAG
- the hxlA gene encoding 3-hexulose-6-phosphate synthase — protein sequence MKLQFAMDTLTTASALEWAAAAAPHVDILELGTPLIKSEGLAAITAIKEAHPDKTVFADLKTMDAGELEADIAFAAGADLVTVLGSAGDSTIAGAVKAAQAHGKGVVVDLIGVADKPARAREVVALGATFVEMHAGLDEQAEDGYTLDTLLRDGKDAGAPFSVAGGVSVDSIGSVQASGADVAVAGSAIYSAPDIAAAAAALRAAIG from the coding sequence GTGAAGCTCCAGTTCGCCATGGACACCCTGACCACCGCCAGCGCCCTCGAGTGGGCGGCCGCCGCCGCGCCGCACGTCGACATCCTCGAGCTGGGCACCCCGCTCATCAAGAGCGAGGGCCTCGCGGCCATCACCGCGATCAAGGAGGCGCACCCGGACAAGACCGTGTTCGCCGACCTCAAGACGATGGACGCGGGTGAGCTCGAGGCCGACATCGCCTTCGCCGCCGGCGCGGACCTCGTCACCGTGCTCGGATCCGCCGGGGACAGCACGATCGCCGGTGCCGTCAAGGCCGCGCAGGCGCACGGCAAGGGCGTGGTCGTCGACCTCATCGGCGTCGCGGACAAGCCGGCACGCGCCCGCGAGGTCGTCGCGCTCGGCGCCACGTTCGTCGAGATGCACGCCGGTCTCGACGAGCAGGCCGAGGACGGCTACACCCTCGACACCCTGCTGCGCGACGGCAAGGACGCGGGCGCGCCGTTCTCCGTCGCGGGCGGCGTCAGCGTCGACTCGATCGGGTCCGTGCAGGCGTCGGGCGCCGACGTCGCCGTGGCCGGCAGCGCCATCTACAGCGCCCCCGACATCGCCGCCGCGGCCGCCGCGCTGCGCGCCGCCATCGGCTGA
- the hxlB gene encoding 6-phospho-3-hexuloisomerase: MLETRPAASAAVDTILDELHAVLTRVQHDQADSLDRLSAELTGARAVFVHGAGRSGIAVRGLAMRLMHLGLTAHVVGETTTPAIGTGDLLLAVSGSGTTPGVVRAAETAVAAGAAVAAITNDPGSPLAGLARVTVTVGAASKTDHSGTASAQYAGSLFEQAVGLLGDAVFHGLWQRSGLAAAEIWPRHANLE; this comes from the coding sequence ATGCTTGAGACACGCCCGGCGGCGTCGGCCGCCGTCGACACGATCCTGGACGAGCTGCACGCGGTGCTCACCCGGGTGCAGCACGACCAGGCCGACTCCCTCGACCGCCTGTCCGCGGAGCTGACCGGCGCCCGGGCGGTGTTCGTCCACGGTGCCGGCCGCTCCGGGATCGCCGTCCGCGGCCTGGCCATGCGCCTCATGCACCTGGGCCTCACCGCCCACGTGGTGGGCGAGACCACCACGCCGGCGATCGGCACCGGCGACCTCCTGCTCGCCGTGAGCGGCTCGGGGACCACCCCGGGCGTCGTGCGTGCCGCCGAGACCGCGGTCGCTGCCGGTGCCGCCGTCGCCGCGATCACCAACGACCCGGGCTCGCCGCTCGCCGGCCTGGCCCGGGTGACCGTGACCGTCGGCGCGGCGTCGAAGACCGACCACTCCGGGACCGCGTCCGCGCAGTACGCCGGGTCGCTGTTCGAGCAGGCGGTCGGCCTCCTCGGGGACGCCGTCTTCCACGGCCTGTGGCAGCGCTCGGGTCTGGCCGCCGCGGAGATCTGGCCGCGCCACGCCAACCTCGAGTAG
- a CDS encoding helix-turn-helix transcriptional regulator — translation MESQAVDERSVVHKYVRALAEQTDRHAVQLESILAVLRSRRLDDASSRAAAVDVAASALVELRTATDQRTFTLLEPVVGAFARLRDDLRPLVRFGQLDVEFVEPPTTGRALPGTVAHEARAIVRNAVLSLLDEGDARRVRIHWDCDGRNLLIGIRDDGGGTRDVHDDGLRPIAERVSALHGVLGVDATPGWGSNLAITLPLDPPSREFAIDADADLTSRERDVLALVAAGRRNAEIAEQLAISANTVKFHVANLLRKVGAANRAELAALAGFSTTGARRAARPRDDQA, via the coding sequence ATGGAGAGCCAGGCGGTGGACGAGCGGTCCGTGGTCCACAAGTACGTTCGGGCGCTGGCGGAGCAGACCGACCGGCACGCCGTCCAGCTCGAGTCGATCCTCGCCGTGCTGCGGTCACGCCGCCTGGACGACGCCTCCTCCCGGGCCGCCGCCGTGGACGTCGCGGCGAGCGCCCTCGTCGAGCTGCGCACCGCGACCGACCAGCGCACCTTCACGCTGCTGGAGCCCGTGGTCGGGGCGTTCGCGCGCCTGCGCGACGACCTGCGCCCCCTGGTCCGGTTCGGCCAGCTCGACGTGGAGTTCGTCGAGCCGCCGACGACGGGCCGGGCCCTCCCCGGGACGGTCGCCCACGAGGCCCGCGCCATCGTGCGCAACGCCGTCCTCAGCCTCCTCGACGAGGGTGACGCGCGGCGCGTCCGGATCCACTGGGACTGCGACGGCCGCAACCTGCTCATCGGCATCCGCGACGACGGCGGCGGCACCCGAGACGTGCACGACGACGGGCTGCGCCCCATCGCCGAGCGTGTCTCCGCCCTCCACGGCGTGCTCGGCGTCGACGCCACGCCCGGCTGGGGATCGAACCTCGCGATCACGCTGCCCCTGGACCCGCCCAGCCGCGAGTTCGCCATCGACGCCGACGCCGATCTCACCTCCCGGGAACGCGACGTGCTCGCGCTGGTCGCCGCCGGACGCCGTAACGCCGAGATCGCCGAACAGCTCGCCATCAGCGCCAACACGGTGAAGTTCCACGTGGCGAACCTGCTGCGCAAGGTGGGTGCCGCGAACCGCGCCGAGCTGGCCGCGCTGGCCGGGTTCTCCACGACGGGCGCCCGGCGGGCAGCGAGGCCTCGGGACGACCAGGCGTGA